The following coding sequences lie in one Hoplias malabaricus isolate fHopMal1 chromosome 14, fHopMal1.hap1, whole genome shotgun sequence genomic window:
- the LOC136666501 gene encoding H-2 class II histocompatibility antigen, E-S beta chain-like, with protein sequence MCRSLTPVLERLCSVEWGWLEDCWESLWELSSSSKETTVTENQTLTVNSSLQDLCGRSCTLQCRSRQKMNLSLQLLLLLTLTVRTGLTDIDSYYEYYTLECSTSSTDLTNAELIVTWHFNKVAYLRFNSTSGKFVGFTEYGLNYAYNSNNSSLVQLYKGEMERYCKPSLSIDFSKILEKAVEPKVELMSEKQFSGGHAAMLVCSAYNFYPRDIDVYWLRDGKRETTYVTATDELADGDWYYQIHSHLEYTPKSGEKISCVVEHASLSGPMTYDWDPSLPESERNKIAIGASGLVLGIILSAAGFIYYKKISSGRILVPS encoded by the exons ATGTGCAGGTCTCTCACCCCGGTGTTGGAGcgtctgtgttctgtggagtgggGTTGGCTGGAGGACTGCTGGGAGTCGCTGTGGGAACTTTCTTCCTCATCAAAGGAAACAACTGTAACTGAGAATCAGACTCTAACTGTGAACTCATCACTGCAGGATCTGTGTGGGAGATCTTGTACCCTCCA ATGCAGATCAAGACAGAAAATGAACCTGAGTCTGCAGCTGCTGCTCCTCCTGACTCTGACCGTCAGAACAG GGCTGACAGATATTGACAGttattatgaatattacacCCTTGAATGCTCCACCAGTTCGACGGATTTGACGAATGCAGAATTGATTGTGACGTGGCATTTCAATAAGGTTGCATATTTACGGTTTAACAGCACATCGGGGAAATTTGTTGGCTTCACCGAGTATGGACTGAACTATGCATACAACAGTAACAACAGTTCTCTAGTGCAGCTGTACAAAGGTGAAATGGAGAGATACTGCAAACCCAGCCTGAGCATTGATTTCTCCAAAATTCTAGAGAAGGCAG TGGAGCCAAAGGTTGAACTCATGTCAGAAAAGCAGTTTAGTGGTGGTCACGCAGCCATGTTGGTGTGCAGTGCTTACAACTTCTACCCTCGAGACATTGATGTGTACTGGCTGAGAGACGGGAAAAGGGAAACCACTTATGTGACCGCGACTGATGAGCTGGCTGATGGAGACTGGTACTACCAGATCCACTCTCACCTGGAGTACACCCCCAAATCTGGAGAGAAGATCTCCTGTGTGGTGGAGCACGCCAGCTTGTCAGGACCTATGACCTATGACTGGG ATCCTTCTCTTCCTGAGTCTGAGAGGAATAAGATCGCTATCGGAGCGTCAGGGCTGGTGCTGGGGATCATCCTCTCAGCTGCTGGATTCATCTACTACAAGAAGATATCCTCAG gGCGGATACTGGTGCCAAGTTAA